Within the Amaranthus tricolor cultivar Red isolate AtriRed21 chromosome 15, ASM2621246v1, whole genome shotgun sequence genome, the region tgttgattttcatgagGTATTCTCACCGGTAGTGAAGCACTCTTCTATAAGAGTACTACTTGCTTTGGTGGcaatggaggatttggagttgcATCAATTGGATGTGAAAACGACATTTCtccacggtgagcttgaagaagaaatttttatgaagcaaccggaaggttttgaggtagccggtaaggaaagtcatgtgtgtagattgaaaaggtcattgtatgggttgaagcaatcgccaaggcaatggtacaagaggtttgattcttttatgatttcacatgattttataagaagttcttatgatagtcgTATTTATCTTAAGAAACTTAAAGAtggttatttgttgtatttgctcttatatgttgatgatatgctagtagctTGTAGCTCTTTGATtgaggtggagaacttgaaagtGTTACTTTCAAGTGAATTGATATAAAGGATCTTGGTGAAGTcaagaagattcttggaatggagattttgagagaccgggctaagggtgtcttataaCTTAGCCAAAGAAAGTACATGgagaaagttgtgcaacgtttctctatagatgatgctaaaggtgtgtctacttcTCTTGCCTCTCATTTCAAGTTGTCCAAAAggttgtgtccacaaacaaaggcggaagaagagcaaatggtaagaattctttactctagtgccgttggtagcgtgATGTATGCCATGGTATGTTCTAGACCCGACATAGCTCATACGGTGAGTTTGGTAAGTaaatatatgtctaatccggggaagggacattgggaggcacttaAGTGGCTATTAAGGTATTTGAAATATACTtctaatgtttgtctcatgtatgggaaggattcaagcgagctaaccgggttttgtgactcggacaATGGAGGTGATCttgataatagaaagtccacaagtggatTCGTGTTCACATTGGGTGGTTGGGCGGTAAGTTGGCAACCATCGCtacaagatgtggttgctctttcaaCAACCAAAGCGGAGTATATAGATGTTGCCGAGTCATTTAAAGAGGCAAAGTGGCtcaaaggtcttgttggtgagatGTGGAATAAGGTGTGTtcggtaagtgtgcattgtgatagtcaaagtgcaattcatttggctagaaatcaaaatacatttcatagaaggtccaaacacattgatattaagtataatttcatcCGAGATGAAGAGGAGTACGAAAGggtaattttaaagaaaattaatactaaagaaaacccggccgacatgatgacaaagccattgcctacaaccaagtttgatttgTGAGTTGACTTGGTTGgcttagctccttgcttgaagtAATGCCCTTTGGGgcatttgaggtgtgtatgtgaTGTTCTCATTTATGAACACGTTTACTACCCCtttattgtgccaagttttatgcttttcAATCGTGATTATGCACATTACGCacgattttaccttgttcttgtcatTGGGGTTGTTTTGTGATTATTGCAAGAGATTCGGAGACAACAAGGTCAACATCGATGCGTTGTGAGACTTGGGCATGCAAATCGAGAGCTTTCCCGGAGAGCATACTGAGCTTGGAAGCCTCTAACTAGTTGTTACTCCATTTAGACTAACCAAGACACCATCCAAGCAATTGGTGTTGATCATGCTCAAGTTAAGAGGCAAAAGCAGCTGAAAACAGCCGAATCAAactccattcgaccgaatggataAGTCATGCGGTCGAATGGCCTATGTTTTCTCAAAGAAGATTCACCAAAGCTGCTCGAATAGGTGAATggttaggtagatcagaattttcaaagccaggtggttgtttaacatacacttcctcttgtaagtagccatttaagaaagcacatttaacatccatttgatatagttttaaattcatatatgaagcaaaagcaagcataatacggatagattttaaccttgcaactggagtGAAAGTCTCAttataatctataccttcttcttgattataaccttgagctaccagccttgctttattccttacaatgtctccatcctcattgagtttattgcgaaagacccatctagttctaataatagtacgatctggaggcctttcaactagatcccaaactttgtttctttcaaattaatttaattcattttacttagcaatgatccactctggttcttgtatagcttctttaacatcccttggttctacaagagaaacaaaagcagaaaatgcacataaaattTTAAGAGACGATCGAGTTTTCATACCTTAttttggatcacttatgatgttttctggaggatgttgagatgacattctaagtcttcttcgtaatatggatggtgtgtaatcATTCAGAGAGCATGTTCCTACTTAATTTGAGgagtttctaattggtgtatgtaaagcagtatgttcaggaGTTGTTTCCAAGTTttgagattgggtctcaagatcaggttgtgagtcttcaatgtttacaacCTGTTTTTCTGCAACctcatcaagactttgtatAGTATCCTGCATGTTCTTCCTTTTAACTTCATTAATACCATTAGATCCAATTCGTCATCACTTATATCATcgaaatgtttattaaggtttaactctttaaatcatTCACTTAATGTTCCATCGTCAGATTCATCAAATACTTCATGTATactttcctcaaccatacttgTACGCTTATTTAGAACTCTATAGGCTTTACTATtcagtgagtatccaagaaatataccttcatcacttctagcatcaaatttacctagattGTCCTTGccattattatggataaaacatttacatccaaatggtctaaggtaggctatatttagttttcttcctttgaataactcatagggggttttcttaagtatgggtctaaTGAGGcacctatttaagacataatttgctgtgttaacagcctcggcccaataatgtttggctaatccattttctataagcattgtcctagccatttcctctaaggttcgatttttcctttcaaccacactgtttttttaaggtgtcctaggagctgaaaaattatgggttataccgtatttttcataaaaggaatcaaagcctagttgatcaaactctctcccatggtcacttctaatcgagactattggaagatttaactgagtttgcatttctttacaacgtcttgagaacggtttcaaggcttcacttttatccttcaaaaaatcaacccacgtaaatctagaataatcaacTGTAACTAGAATGTAAGATTTGCCTtgtatgctccgtacacgcattggaccacatggatcaatatgtaagagttcacatggtcttgaagtacttaccattttcttcggtttaaatgaacttcttactggttttcctctaatgcatgtgtcacatgtaggactgtgtttatagtcaagagctggaaatCCCTTAACTAGATTTTTACTTACCAACtcatgcatggtgtgagtattgatgtgaccaaaaTGTCTATGCCACAGTTTTAGATCATCTGTCATAGccttcaagcacttgaaattttgagctgcaatttcgttagtattcaaggcataaacattatcatgtctaaaggcggtaataaatgtatctccggtgttaggatttttaacaacacatttttctttatcaaatactccctccgttcctttttgatcttccacattactataacgggtagtttcaaaagttcttccactttagaatactttctatttttagaaagtttttatctcacttttaccccttaaaatcccccttttcttttaatgtacccatttttttttatttataattattttctctctcatacttccaatataatcattacttcacactactatttaattaaaataatacccactacaacctcatacttccaatacagtcattacttcccactattatataattaaaataatacccactaccaccaaagattctctttttcttaatctttgtgaaatacccaaataggaagaacaaataggaacggagggagtattacttgattacctttatcacatagttgagacacacttagcaagttaaattttagacgttcaactaaataaaaattatcaatagttttagacgGATTTTTACCAACTTtgccaacacctaaaattttgcatttacctttatctcctagggtgatcgagccattgcatttttctttaatttcagaaaataaagaagctttaccactcatatgtctcgagcatccaATATCTAAAATCCACTTTTGCTTTacctataaacaaaaaaaaataatctttctcaactttacttggctatccaagtgacaaactTGGGACCATATTCGGGGtagaccatgttaggtggtcttgtccctttggGAACACATATTttctttatctgtccacgtaattcaagaggaaaggaattcttaataatataattgtccttacgtctgtacggacatgcaaacttaatatgtccttctttgcaacaaaaagagcaagtaggtgtACGTCTATGTTTGTATGCACTCTTAAAAAAtatggttttactcttatagttatgtgtaacattgtTATATCcgataccacgtttatcattgaATCCTTTTTGGCATGTAAGATTTTTTGTGAATTTAGATTCGGAttcatttaacttttttaatacttgtaaatttttctcagactcatgtctCAAAGTCTTGAGCTTGGACTCAAGATCATTGTtttcattcttaagatcaaCGAGCTGTTTcatctggctgagattctgttctttcaagactttgacagtcttttcaaattttactgtttcagcctttagcgattcaatttttcttataaggtcttcacaaccttcagcatagtgacgaattctattttctagaatttttttctcatcttttaagatcttttcaatttgaaacatgtcaAAGAGAGCTTTAACTAATTTGTCTTTAGAACAAGAGTTGAGAAAGTCTAgtacctctttatgattttgctctagatcatcatctttatcatcattagccataagacataagtgagcttgaccatcttcactttcaggttcggttgatccttcggaatcactccatgtagcaaccattgcttgtttcttcttgttcttcttgtatgattcccttttcttcttagggcatTCCTTTACAAGATGTTCTATAGATCCACACTCAAAGAAAACAAGTTTGTTAGTTTTAGAATTATAGTTAAAGTTTGAAGATTTACCTTTGtttctagatttaaatttcttaaatcttttgcggatcttcatgattccttctagaccttttgtgatcaaggcaaatggatcttcctcatcatcgcttgaagattcatgatgtttctttgcctttagtgcaagatttttcattGAAAGTATTATAtcactttctccatcatcatgtagggtaagttcatgagttgtgagttttccaagtaAATCGTCcagtgatagaactctcaagtcttgagcttcttcaatggtggtgacttttggaccccatttggatcttggaagacacctcaagaccttctagactttttctgcattagtaaaagtttttccaagagaattcaaactgttagtaatcaatgtaaaacgagtaaacatttcattaatattctcatcctttttcatcttgaacatttcgtattgatgcatgaggatgttgatcttagtCTCATTTACTTGACTAGTTCCTTCATAAGTCACAACTAACTTATCTCATATTTCCTTAGCACTAGTGCATGAAGAAACTCTATTGAACtcggtaccattcaaagcacaacacaattgattcattgccgtATAGTTCTTGGATACGGCTTCCAAGTcactttgtgaatattcggattcGGTTTTCAACACATCATTTctttgagcgtcctttttcatgggtaccttaggtcctttagttatgatgtcctaaagttccatatcttgatcaatcacgaacatcTTCATGAATGCTTTCCAATGAGAGAAATTTATTCCACAAAACAACGGAGGTCTAGAGCACGTACGTCGTTCTTGAGcgaacaacccttctcctattggatctaTTACAAGATATTAGTCTTTATAAGTGAAACTCAGCTTTAATATcaattgaaagttgataggaggtcgaatacaCTCTagaggagggggggggggggggggtgaatagagtatggccgtttaaaatttttgtctagaAGATTGtctcaagagattgagtgacctttcaaaaactgttttctgggacAGTTTTTGAATCGAGtaataaaactataacgtatgtgtggaaaataaacttaaagaataacacatgatatgttaacgaggtttggttctaaacaacctactccccccttatgggttctctttcaacccgtaggatttcaacgccttttattaatccgactttaagaaaaactagaagatctcactatcttctctcaccatgtTCTTCTCCTTAaagaaacgtcttacaagtctctttaataaaagtaaatctcaatctctcaatagagattacaagttgaacactttgaaaagtattctaaattaggcgtattaaactatgaaataatctaactctttttaacacttaagcatATTACAAATTgaaagagctagatgaactaagaattacaactcttttgaatacttagagaatattagatcttaagtcaagagagaaatttgtaagaagaggtgcatccttaattctgaaatgaagccttgtatatatagttgttacgcctcaacatatccttgaagatcaagaaagcttcatccgttaattttgttgatctggatattctgtgtcagtcttcaagaccttgagctttatttcaaactgacgttgcactgacagctaagataatttcgtcattgtgtgctgtaatttgtttttaatgaccaatgctatgctgccacgttagtactcatacaacaTAATGAAAACTAATCAAAACCAAGTTAAGCAACTTGTAAAGACttgttcaaattaattcctatttttagcattaactcaaatagtcatttcctatttttagtattaatttaaatagtcatttcctatttttagtattaatttaaattaccatcttatttataggaaactttttaattagcttaacaacatatttaaaatcaaatattaacgTGTACTGTATATAACCAAACGTATGTACCTTGTACTTTAacaattaatcatttaaatatcttaaacacacattttaaattcaaattcaaacataatatattcaaactttTAAGAGAAGacgtataataatatattcaaacttaatttcaatatattttgacctatttaaatatttcaaagataattttaataaaccttgacctattaaaatatttcaactataattatgaaaataacctTATTATAAACGTAATCACTTTCAACACATTGAAatgtatttcaagacttataagtttaaccataagataaacttaagtcatttaagcatattttaatatttcggacttaaacatataacaattattcaatttatatccaatatgattttagaccaaCTTAAataactaaatgtaattacttaatttatttccTGGATATGAGGGTAGATTTAGCGGTACATTACCTGACTGGTGACGCCGATACCTGGTGGGTCACCCATAGAGACGCTTTTCTACTAGCTTCTTCCGCAACCACTTCGGAGCATCCTTCTACCATACCTCCTCTtccttggagcttgtttgtgTCAGCGCTTCTTGACGAGTTCTTTCCTCTACACCTGTAGAGGAAGATGTTCGATGAGTATTCTCGGCTTACACAGGGAACCCAAACTGTTCACTAGTATTATGTTCGATTTATGGAGTTAGCTAAGTACGTGGACGACATGAAGATTGGGGAGAGATTTAGAGCAGAACGGTTCTTATTAGGGTTGAGCCTAGATATCTGGGAACGTATGAGGAACTTGGGGCACGAACATGTTAGAGACGTATACCATGATGCATGTGAGGCTGAATGCCTATTGGATGAGTGAAAGGCCACTCAAGGGATGAAGCGACGTAGAGAGGACACCCATGAGATATCACAGAGTGTTGGGGATCGAAGATATTTAGCACCTACTCAGTCACACCAGGAGCACCTATCTAGTTTCGAGAAATCATCATTGAGCACACCCCAGGGTAGTAGAGTCACAGAATGTTTTCATTGTGGGACGAAAGGGCACAAGAAGGTCGACTGCTTTACGTTTTTACGAGAGCAAGGATTGATGAGGACTCCTCAACGTTCAGCATAGAGACCGACCGGTAGTCATGCTAGTGTGGCTAAGGAAAGAAGGCAGGGTCAACCGCAAGCATCGTTTGGGCACGGTTCGCAGAGTCAGGGTTCCGCTATGGGAGGCGCTTTCAGATCATCTATCGGTGCACCAGTCAGTGGCACCAAGGCTACAGGGAAGCTTATGGCTCTCAAGAGAGATGAAGTCGAGGTTACACCAAGAGTTGTTACGGGTACGTTCTTAGTCAACAATAAACCTGCATGTGTTTTATTTGATTCTAGAGCATCTCATTCATTCGTTGCATCTTCGTGTGTATCAAAGTTGCTTTTGTCTAGTTTGCTTGAGATGAATAGTGAGTTTGCACAACCATCGGGCGAGAGAATCTTATGTCAGCTAGTGTATAAGGATATACCCTTAAACTTCATGGGAATAGATTTACGCATAGATTTGATAGAGTTTGCTTTAGATAAATTTTGATGTTATCTTAGGTATGGATTGGCTGAGGAAGTACAAGCCAAGCATTGATTGTTGGATGAAGTACGTAGTTGTACCCTAAAGGGCAGAGAGTGACCTTTAAGGGTTTTGTGCCAAAGAATCACACTAAGATCACATCTGTTATCAAGCTGAAAACATATTTTAGGAGGAATTACCCTATGGTTCTATGTCATGTAGTAGACACGACGATGAGCACACCCGAGATAGGAGAGATACGTGCAGTATGTGAGTTCGAGGATGTCTTTCCTTCTGAGATACTTGGGTTACCACCTCCGAAAGCAGTTGATCTGACGATCGACCTTGTAGTGGGTACGAGTCTTATATCGAAAGCCCCATATCACAAGGCACCTAGAGAGACAACGGAGTTAAAGGTGCAATTGCAAGAGTTGTTAGATAAAGGTTATATATGCCCAAGCGTGTCTCCTTGGGGCGCACCTGTTCTTTTCGTCAAAAAGAAAGATGGGACCTTTAGGCTATGTGTAGATTATCGAGAGCTCAATCGTGCGACTGTGAAGAACAAATACCCTCTACCTAGGATCGATGACCTGTTCGATCAGCTCAAAGGTGCATCGATGTTCTCAAAGATCGATTTTTGAGGTCTGGCTATCATCAGTTGAACATCTCGCCAGAGGACATTCCTAGACAGCCTTCAGGACACgatatgggcattatgagttTACGATCATGCCCTTTGGTTTGACCAAAGCACCGGAGGCATTCATGGCCCTCATGAATGACATCTTTACCCCGTATCTTGACTAGTTCGTTGTAGTTTTCATCGATGACATTTTGGTTCATTCTAAGAATGAGGATCAACATGCTGAACATTTAAGAATCGTATTACAGACTTTGAGAAAGCATAAGTTGTATGCCCAATTCACGAAGTGTGAATTTCGGTTGCACAAGGTTTCTTTTCTTGAGCATATAGTGTCTAGTGAAGGTATGTCGATAGATCCGATGAAGGTGGAGGCAATCTCGACTTAGGCCATACCTAGAATGCGTCTGAAGTTTGAAGTTTCTTAGGTTTGGCGGGGAATTACTGGAGATTTGTACGCGACTTTCCAAGATTGCACGACCGCTAACTCAGTTGACCAGGAAAGATATATCGTTCGTTTGGGATAATCAGTGCGATGAAGCTTTTAGGATTTTGAAGACACGACTCACTTTTGCACCTGTTCTAGCACTACCAGATGGAGAGTCCGAGTTTGAGTTGTACACTAATGCGTCAAAGAATGGCTTggggtgtgtgttgatgcagAATGGGCGCGTCATTGCGTGTGCTTCACGGCAACTAAAGACCCATGAGATCAACTATCCGACACATGACATGGAGTTAGCTGCGGTAGTCTTCGCTCGCAAGATATGGAGACACTATCTGTATGGTACTAATTTTAAGGTCTTGTCTGATCACAAGAACCTGAAGTACATATTCACCCAGAGGGAGTTGAATATGAGGCAACGACGATGGCTAGAGCTGATTTCAAATCATGATTTAGAGATCCGATATCATGAGGGGAAAGCTAATGTCTTTGCTGACGCTTTGAGCCGAAAAACTATGCATAGTTTGTGTAATGTCTTGGCTAGAGTACGTTTAAGAGAGGAAATCGAGGAAATAGGTATCGAGATAGTAGAGCATGGGGCAGTGACGTCGATGATGAGGTGatatctgattttttttttgaggagaTAAGGATGAAACAAACTAAAGATACACATTTGGTTGAGAAGGCTTTTTTAGTGATTGAAACACCTGACCCACATTTTAGCATACACGAGGATGGCAATTTGTGATACTAGTGCAGATGGTGTGTGCCTAAATACTCAGACTTATGTACCCGTATTCTTAGAGAGGCACATAGCTCATGTTTCTCCATACATCCGGGCACTGACAAGTTGTATAAAGACCTCAGGAGAACATTTTGGTGGCATGGTATGAAAAAGGACGTTTCTAACTTCGTTGCCAAATGTCTGACCTGCCAGAAGGTTAAGATAGATCATCGGCGACCTCAAGGTTGCTTCAGCCATTGCCAATACCCGAGTGGAAATGGGAATCGATATCTATGGATTTTGTGTGTGAGATACCGAGGACCACAAGGGCAATAATATGATTTGGGTCATAGTTCATCGACTGACAAAGCCGGCACATTTCATTCCGATGAAGGACAACTGGAACAAAAATTAATTGGCTTTAGCTTATCGTCAGCAAGTCGTGAGACATCACGGAGTCCCACGAGATATAGTTTCAGATAGAAATGCTAGGTTTTTGTCAAATTTCTGGAAAAAGCTATAGGATTCTTTAGGTACTGAGTTGAGAATGAGCACAGCgtttcacccagctacagacGGACAGACAGAGTGGACTATACAGACGCTTGAGGATATGTTACGAGCATGTGTCTTAGATTTTGGGGGTTCATGGGACGATAATTTGGATATGATTAAGTTCTCATACAATAACAGTTATCATTCGAGTATCGGGATGGCACCATTCGAGGCACTTTATGGTCGTTGTTGTCGTAGTCCTGTCTGTTGGGATGATAGTTTGGGTACGATAGCTGTGGGACCGCCTTTGATTCAGGAGATGATCGAACAAGTCTAGTTGATACGCAAGAGGATGAAAGCAGCTCAGGATAGGCAAAAGAGTTATGCAGATCAACGACGTCGATCTCTTGAGTTTCAAGTTGGAGATAAAGTCTTTCTTCGAGTTTCACCAACTATAGTTGTGATGAGGTTTGGGAGGAAGGGTAAGCTCACTCCAAGATTCATTGGACCCTATGAGATCCTTGAGCGGATAGGCGAGGTAGCTTATCGACTTGCGTTACCTGCGTCTATTGACCGAGTACATGACATGTTTCACGTATCCCAGCTGAGACGTGTTTCAGCCCGAACAGTTGATCTTGGATGACACCTTACAGTATGAAGAGACTCCCGTTCAGATTCTAGATAGGAAGACGCGTGATACACGTCGAGGTAGTGTAGCGCTTGTGAATGTGCTATGATCTAATCATGTTACCGAAGAAGCCACGTGGGAGGCAGAAGATGCCAAGAGACGCGATTATCCTTGGTTGTTTGCTCAGGTATTTCTATGTTTATCGTTTTATAGCTATTGCATCTCCTTAGTCTTAGAGGGTTACGTTCGAGGAAAAACTTATTTCTTAGTTGggtagaat harbors:
- the LOC130801077 gene encoding uncharacterized protein LOC130801077, encoding MGGAFRSSIGAPVSGTKATGKLMALKRDEVEVTPRVVTGTFLVNNKPACVLFDSRASHSFVASSCVSKLLLSSLLEMNSEFAQPSGERILCMDWLRKYKPSIDCWMKRNYPMVLCHVVDTTMSTPEIGEIRAVCEFEDVFPSEILGLPPPKAVDLTIDLVVGTSLISKAPYHKAPRETTELKVQLQELLDKGYICPSVSPWGAPVLFVKKKDGTFRLCVDYRELNRATLNISPEDIPRQPSGHDMGIMSLRSCPLFVVVFIDDILVHSKNEDQHAEHLRIVLQTLRKHKLYAQFTKCEFRLHKVSFLEHIVSSEGMSIDPMKVECDEAFRILKTRLTFAPVLALPDGESEFELYTNASKNGLGCVLMQNGRVIACASRQLKTHEINYPTHDMELAAVVFARKIWRHYLYGTNFKVLSDHKNLKYIFTQRELNMRQRRWLELISNHDLEIRYHEGKANVFADALSRKTMHSLCNVLARVRLREEIEEIGIEIVEHGAVTSMMRWCVPKYSDLCTRILREAHSSCFSIHPGTDKLYKDLRRTFWWHGMKKDVSNFVAKCLTCQKVKIDHRRPQGTELRMSTAFHPATDGQTEWTIQTLEDMLRACVLDFGGSWDDNLDMIKFSYNNSYHSSIGMAPFEALYGRCCRSPVCWDDSLGTIAVGPPLIQEMIEQV